The stretch of DNA TTGGGCACCCCGTTACTAGTTTATGCTTAAAATCCCGCCACCTTCAAAATAATGGTAACGGAACCGGCAAACCAACAATAATAGGCAAAGTAGTGGAATCTGCCGGTTTTTAGCAGATGAATAAAAAAATTAATGGCAATTACGCCAGCCAGAAAAGCGGCCACCGTGCCCCAAAATACGGCAGGGGTCAGGCCCACAAAGCCGGCTGCACTCATATCCTTTAATTCCAACAGTGTGGCGCCGAAAATTACCGGCACCGACACCAAAAAAGAGAACTTCACGGCGGTCTCACGGTCCAGGCCGCGCCAGATAGCCGCGGTAATGGTGGAGCCGGACCGGGAAATCCCCGGAATAATGGCCAATCCCTGGGCCACGCTGATAAACAGAGCATCACGGGCCCCCATGGTGGATTCACCTTTTTTGCCCGGTTTCAGGCAGCACAATGTATAGATTATACCACCGGTGATGAGCAACATAAAGCCCGTTGTTAAGGT from Dethiobacter alkaliphilus AHT 1 encodes:
- a CDS encoding undecaprenyl-diphosphate phosphatase gives rise to the protein MGNIEGFLLGVLQGLTEFLPVSSSGHLVIFQDFFGVRQPGITFEVMVHFGTLLSVIWVFGADLLRVLTRAVKGRQERHFALMLLLGIIPTGLMGYLFSDVFKRFYESTLTTGFMLLITGGIIYTLCCLKPGKKGESTMGARDALFISVAQGLAIIPGISRSGSTITAAIWRGLDRETAVKFSFLVSVPVIFGATLLELKDMSAAGFVGLTPAVFWGTVAAFLAGVIAINFFIHLLKTGRFHYFAYYCWFAGSVTIILKVAGF